In Methylomonas sp. ZR1, one DNA window encodes the following:
- a CDS encoding papain-like cysteine protease family protein: MSFYLDVPFVTQLGIGAHVDPATARDDPTGCWYASLCMVGYYFEAGPRLGNPELFKKPLDKNIHGTDVGHFPIGGAAELKMMQNEGLEEVPEPADKKWKGWQLATLLKEYGPLMMSWRAPGAHVSVVIGVDTDKNQVIYHDPENAPNSRMSLNDFNTKLMWGNRALIRRKGQPHQKR, from the coding sequence ATGTCTTTTTATTTAGATGTACCTTTTGTAACGCAACTCGGCATTGGCGCACATGTCGATCCCGCCACAGCTAGAGATGACCCTACTGGGTGCTGGTATGCTAGTTTATGTATGGTGGGTTATTACTTTGAAGCAGGCCCTCGTTTAGGAAATCCTGAGTTATTCAAGAAGCCACTTGATAAAAATATTCACGGCACAGATGTTGGTCATTTTCCTATTGGCGGCGCTGCTGAATTGAAAATGATGCAGAACGAAGGGTTGGAAGAAGTTCCTGAGCCCGCTGACAAAAAATGGAAAGGTTGGCAGCTTGCTACACTGCTTAAGGAATATGGACCATTGATGATGTCGTGGAGAGCTCCTGGGGCGCATGTTTCCGTTGTCATCGGTGTGGACACTGATAAGAATCAAGTCATCTATCACGATCCAGAAAATGCGCCAAACTCTCGGATGTCGTTAAATGATTTCAACACTAAGTTAATGTGGGGAAATCGAGCATTGATACGTAGGAAAGGTCAGCCACACCAAAAAAGGTAA